The following DNA comes from Deltaproteobacteria bacterium.
GAAGAGACGGACCCTCATAGGCGTCATCGGGAGCGGCCGCTGCGACGGCGGGCTCGCGGCCCTGGCCGAGACGACGGGACGGCTCGTCGCCGAGGCCGGAATGGGCCTTGTGTGCGGAGGGCTCGGCGGCGTGATGGAAGCGGCGGCAAGGGGCGCAAAGCAGGCGGGCGGCCTCACGGTGGGCATACTGCCGGGCCCGGACCCCGCGGAGGCCAACCCATACATCGACGTGGCCATCCCCACGGGCATGGGCGAGATGCGCAACGCCCTCATCGTAAGGGCCTCGGCCGCGCTCATAGCCGTGGGAGGAGGCGCCGGAACGCTCTCCGAGATAGCCCTGGCCCTCAAGACGGGAAAGCCCGTCACAGGGCTCCGCACCTGGGAGATACCGGGCGTGGTGAAGGCCGACACGGCGGAGCGGGCCGTGGCCCTGGCGCTCGGAGAGTCCGGCCCCTGAGGAGAGCCCCCGGCGGCGCGCAGGCACACTCCTTCCATCGGCGCCGCGGCGCCGGAGCGAAGGCGTCCATTCGCTACCAAATGGCCTTGAGAGCACCTTCCATCCTCTTCCTGC
Coding sequences within:
- a CDS encoding TIGR00725 family protein is translated as MRSRKAACPVKRRTLIGVIGSGRCDGGLAALAETTGRLVAEAGMGLVCGGLGGVMEAAARGAKQAGGLTVGILPGPDPAEANPYIDVAIPTGMGEMRNALIVRASAALIAVGGGAGTLSEIALALKTGKPVTGLRTWEIPGVVKADTAERAVALALGESGP